The following is a genomic window from Fusarium verticillioides 7600 chromosome 5, whole genome shotgun sequence.
AGACCTATCATCCCGTCAATTTCATTACCCGGATCCTCTTATTCTCAGTCCCTACTTGCGCAATAGTGACCTTGGGACTACTATTACCCTTAGTTCTGTTGCATCCAGGCTCACGATGCTCCCATCCTCAAGTCGGTGCCTCTTTCCCTTGAGACAAGGAGCATCTTTCAGATAACCCTGCACCGAGTGTCACAGTGGCTGACTTTATTTACACAGATGTGACAATCTATTTGCCTCCTGCACATCTCTGTCTACTCAGACCCAAATCCTGGTCCCTGTAACTGTTAGGATGCGAGGCCCAATCGATTCCCGACCGACGTATGCGAGACCACTCGACCGTCCTTCAGCGACGAAGCCGTGGCAAGACTGAATATCCCCGACAATGACAGCAGCAACTCACCGAAAGTGAAGCTTGAGTGGTGGTGGAGTCTCCGAACCGGGTGTCGATACATAAGGGAATCGTGTCAATAATGCACTCGAggcctccatcttccaatCTTCGATCTCATGTGTTACAGCTCACGAGCCCCTTTGATAGCCACCAGAACATAACAGGGCCGATCGTTGCTAATGACTTTGATGCAATGCAGCAAAGACGTATAGTTGCTAACCCTCGCGACTTTACTTCACGAAAGACTCAAGAACCCTTCAAGCGCGAGCCACTGTAGCTGAAAGCTACGTCTGCACCGTCGCCCCAAGTATGACGCAAATTTTCAACGAATTGGCCAGCATCTAAAAGGATTCTTCAGCAATCTACAGCAGGAAGCATTTAGGGTTTCGAACGCGGACTCGATCACACCATATGTCGACCTCGATTGTTTCAATGGCTTCACATGCGAACAGCAAATTTCGAGTGGTAACAATTCCATCCTAGCCCAAACAACCAACAATAACTTGCTTGGGTGGTAACTCTTGACGGAATAGACCAGGATAACCTAGACTATGGcgcaaggagctcaaggttATAGAGATTTATCACAAGACGACGGGAATCAGTCCACGACCCGAATGTCTGCAGCTCCGATGTCAAATAGGACAGTAACCAATTTGTTCACTGATCTTGGAAGGCGCATTGCCATACCGCAAACTCCTTACTAGCTTCTTTAAACGTGCACGTTGTAAGAATCGAGGCCCTGTTCACCAAGAACGTCGCGGCAATTTTCCGCTGTAGCGCGCTCCCTTCTTAAAATGGGATGCCAAGAGAACAATATACTTtattgttcttcttgttgtttctcATCGGCAAAGTGTCCTGCAGGGCCAGACCCTCTTCAGAGCAAAGTTCGCATAGATCGGTTATCTCTCTAACAAGATATTCCTCAACTGATTGTATGAAAAAGCAATATAGAAGAATCGCCTCGGTCTTCCTCATTATTGACAAATGACAATACAAGTCGAACAGATTTGTTTTCTAGAGTCTAATTACATCCCAAGTAATTCCTTTTGAGCTCTCAGACTCTGATTCCATCATGATTCCCTCGTGAAGTTGAGCGACATTTAGACCACTCACAAGTCCCCTACCCTGAACGTCCCAGCCAAATGACACAATTCTGTCGGTAAGTCGAACCCTTGGAAGACCCTGCGAATATCTCGCTGATCTTATCGATTTACTAGGCTAAAAGACTCTTGGCTAGACTTTGTGGATGCGATTGGGTCACTAACCGCTGTCAATTGTCACTGCAGGTGACGCCGATGCTGATCACCGAGACTTAACATGACGATCGCAATATCACGATGCAACTTGAAGCATTAGTAACCAACGAATAACAATTCATCGTCATACATTGATTCGTAGCATTCCTCTATCAAttgttctcaaagtcatcgagTCAGAAAGACCTCAAATGACGCTATACCTGTAGTCGCGTTTCATCATATCCGGAAACAGACATGTCTGTTATTCCCTTATCCCGTCGCTAACCATACTCAAAGCATCACCCTCCACAATATCCGCATTCCAGTGCCAACACGCTAAAGTCAAAGAGCAAAAGAACAATTCCAAACTCCACGGGCCGATCCCCAGGAGTAAAATCCCCGAACCTTTTCTCCGTTTACGCTCCAGAAACCCTCTTCTGCGCTAGTCCCCCcagcttctcagcagcagcccccAGACTCCTCGGGTCAGCGCCCTTGATCTCAACCTGCCCGTTGACAGCGACTTGCTTGCCCTCCTTGAAGAATAAAAAGGTAGGCATGGCTGTTATGCCGTACTGGCGCGCGGCGTCTTGGACGTGGTCTACGTTGACTTTTGCGAAAGCGAGGACGTTGTCGACGCTGTGCTTGGTGGCGAGTTGCTCGTAGACGGGGGCGATGGCTTTGCAGGGGGGACACCAGTCTGCGAAGAAGTCGACGGCGACGTatgttgttgacgagagcAGCTTTTGAAGCTCATCGTTTGAAGTGATGTGATGCACCATTTTTGTGTGAGTACTTTTTTGTGTCTTTTTGCTTGGTATTGATCTGCAGAGATCGGCAGTGAATTCAAGATGCGGTGAGATGAGAACTCGATTTAGTTTCGGCAGTTGAAGTGAGTAATCTTGTGGTTTGTTGAGGCTGCGATGTGTTTTTATATCGTTGTTTTTTGCTCTTTGCCTCCGCTTTCtcatggatcttgagagaaTCGCAAAGAGCCGCTTTGAAATGGGAAACACATCACGTGATGTTGCGCAATTTGGTGATTCCTCATCAAGGTTGATTACTGAGCCACGTGTAAGCCACAGAGGGTTATGTCATGatttgaggctgaagagccTGGACAAATTGAGATCAACGAAACGTTTTAGCGAGGACAGAAAATAACTCAAATGCAaatcatcaaggttcagtCCCTGACTCTGTAAGATCTGACAAATGACCCCAACCACGGATATAGAAGACGTTGCTTATACGTTACAGTTGAGCTGACATTTTTTGCGTTTCGACTGGGTTTCTCCTGCGCCGCTTATTATTATTCTAGAAGGAAATATTAGGTAGGCATTGCTTTTTTAGTGTCTTGCATGCCCCAGACTCAAAACTACCCTGCAACGATCACAAGCTACTGTACGTAATATCAATCAGCAATCGTCGCATAACATGTTACAAGTTACCCAGTCTCGGCCCTTGGTCAATTTATCACCTCCCTCTTAAGGCTGCCTCCAGCAGTCAAGTGGACTTCTACACGGGGGTTCATTCGCTAAGGTAAAATCCGGAATCATCTCCGGAGGCCGAGTCACCTTATAACCCACCACATAAGGGTACAGTACACAGCTCCATTGCTTGGCCAGCTTGGCTACCGCGGAGGCTATGAATCTTACCCCGGATGGAACAAGTTATTGAGGGAGTAATGCAATAGTTCAGGGGAATAATATCGGGGAACTTGGGTCGGTTGTCGTTTACCGATACGCACGTGTtaaaaagccaagactgtAGCCGAGAAGCCAGGTCTAAGAGATAAAGAGCAGGTAACATTTTCCCAGAATCGATAGCtaagaaaaagaggcttgCATAGAAGCGAAACGCTTTGATGCAAAAAGAAGCTGAATGGAAGCAAAAAAAGAGACATGTCACTCTTgaaatgaaaaagaaacgtCTCCCACGAGTCACGTAATTCGAGATGCCTCATTCGGTAAGTGGGGATCAATGCTCCTCTTTGACAGGACTAGAAGCAGTTAATTAACGCGCACCATCAATCAATTTAATTGTGTGCTAGGCTTAGCTACGTTGATCTTGGGTGGCCCGGATAACTTggtctcaacatcaagataAGCGTAGAAAgtgacaagaaggaggggAGCTGAGACAAGTTCTGTTACTGACGATCCGGCACaatcttccatccatccattgtaGAGTGACTGAGTCAAGTCCCCTGATGCCCACGCGATCGGTCGCTTGGCGCAGGAGACTAGCAAAGTCTATTGGCAACCATGAGCCCACTGTAAATCAGCGCCTAGCTCGTTCGGGGAGATAAAAAACAGGGTCAGCGGGCATGGTCCGTTGAGAGGGCAGAGGCACGGAATGAAGACGTTACGCGAAGGCTAAAGCGCCGCTGTCGCAGTTGAATTCTACCTTAGTTCGCCACcaaagggaaaaaagagcGCTTCCAATCCTTCCAGGGCTTGGTCTGCTTTTGGCTTTGTTCAGGACTGGACAGGGCAGGGTTAGTGTTCTAGACGTGACATGATCTACTGGCCCAGCTGGCCCAGCTTGCATCAAGGGTGCCCTGCCTGCGTGTTTGTGACTGCATCAGAATGGCCTGCAAAACGTGGCAAAACTGCATTGCCATTCCTTCGATCGTGCAGTCGTTCCCACTGAACTGAGACAAGGATGCTTAACGAATCAGATCCTCATCCCAGCTAATGTGACCGACGACAACCGCTTCGGTCCAACGATTTGAACAATCAGTGGCGTAGGTAAAAACGGGACTAATGTCAGCTCCAGACCCAACCAGCCAAGCTAAGAGATACGTCGATCCCCTGAGACGGTTTTCATTCCCCCCAAAAACTCCACCCTTCGGAGGAAATAATAAAAACTAAATCCCAAGCTCTTGGGTTTCCAGCCTGTTCCCCCCCCTTTAACCCACCCCCGCGTTGCTTGTTCGTCTTTCTTTTATTTCCAGTGTCGTTTTTTGTCGTTGATGAAAGCTTAATACCACGAAGTTCAAGTCATGCGCCCTTCCACGTCG
Proteins encoded in this region:
- a CDS encoding thioredoxin 1, giving the protein MRKRRQRAKNNDIKTHRSLNKPQDYSLQLPKLNRVLISPHLEFTADLCRSIPSKKTQKSTHTKMVHHITSNDELQKLLSSTTYVAVDFFADWCPPCKAIAPVYEQLATKHSVDNVLAFAKVNVDHVQDAARQYGITAMPTFLFFKEGKQVAVNGQVEIKGADPRSLGAAAEKLGGLAQKRVSGA